One genomic window of Punica granatum isolate Tunisia-2019 chromosome 1, ASM765513v2, whole genome shotgun sequence includes the following:
- the LOC116203312 gene encoding uncharacterized protein LOC116203312 produces the protein MDHIMEQLTQQMATLMENQNRRNPNLNSDLDREETEEGSEGENYFADIPRRQQRGPIEEDRQRRETGIRTDIPELQGGLQPEEFLDWLRTIEEVLEFKGVPETKRVQLVATRLRGRATAWWQQVKLTHSRMGKPKITSWEKMKKKMRVTFLLYNFQRIMYQRLQNLRQGTRSVDEYTNEFYQLVARNKLQETKDQLVARYIGELKVQLQDTINLFDPVNVSSAYQRTLIVERQQKQAGSGMFSGGVTVVGTGGAARAGSSSVVPRRPTRPAKIGPSSRGPKCFKCGEPGHRQSECRKGEKRAMFIEEELFDDAVYVVGGDGEVEFDEEEEIVTGDGVPNLVVRRSCMTSRAADEEWLRNNILQSTCTIENRICRFMIDSGSCKNIVSAEAVQKLSLRSEPHPKLYKLAWLKKGGEVSVSKCVLVTFSIGSLYRDSM, from the coding sequence ATGGATCATATAATGGAGCAGCTAACACAGCAGATGGCTACACTTATGGAAAACCAGAATCGGAGAAACCCTAATCTGAATTCTGACCTTGATCGAGAGGAAACTGAAGAGGGGTCGGAAGGAGAGAATTACTTTGCTGATATTCCACGAAGACAGCAAAGGGGCCCAATCGAGGAAGACAGGCAGAGACGAGAGACGGGCATTCGGACCGATATTCCCGAACTCCAAGGAGGCTTGCAGCCAGAAGAGTTTCTAGATTGGCTAAGGACGATAGAAGAGGTTTTGGAGTTCAAGGGGGTACCTGAGACTAAGCGGGTACAGCTTGTGGCGACTCGGTTGCGTGGTAGGGCGACGGCTTGGTGGCAGCAGGTGAAGCTTACCCATAGCAGGATGGGCAAACCTAAGATCACGTCGTGggaaaagatgaagaaaaagatgaggGTTACCTTTCTGCTCTATAACTTTCAGAGGATCATGTACCAGCGCCTGCAAAACTTAAGGCAAGGCACTAGGTCGGTGGATGAATACACCAACGAGTTCTACCAGTTGGTTGCTCGTAACAAGCTTCAGGAAACCAAGGATCAGCTGGTGGCGAGATATATTGGCGAGCTGAAAGTGCAGCTACAGGACACGATTAATTTGTTCGACCCTGTTAACGTGTCTTCCGCCTATCAGAGGACCCTGATTGTCGAAAGACAGCAGAAGCAAGCGGGCAGCGGGATGTTCAGTGGAGGTGTTACCGTTGTAGGAACCGGTGGGGCTGCCCGAGCTGGCAGTAGTAGTGTTGTTCCTCGACGTCCGACGAGGCCTGCCAAGATTGGGCCGAGCAGTAGAGGGCCGAAATGCTTCAAGTGTGGAGAGCCCGGGCATCGACAATCTGAAtgcagaaaaggggaaaaaagggCGATGTTTATTGAAGAAGAATTGTTTGATGACGCAGTTTATGTAGTTGGAGGCGATGGAGAGGTCGAGTTTgacgaggaggaagagatTGTGACAGGAGATGGAGTGCCCAATCTGGTGGTGAGGAGGTCGTGTATGACCTCGAGAGCTGCGGACGAAGAATGGCTGCGTAACAACATCTTGCAGTCCACCTGCACCATCGAAAATAGAATCTGTCGTTTCATGATAGACTCGGGCAGCTGCAAGAACATCGTATCTGCTGAGGCCGTACAGAAGTTGAGTCTGCGAAGTGAGCCACATCCCAAACTGTATAAGCTGGCATGGCTGAAGAAAGGAGGTGAAGTGAGTGTGTCGAAGTGTGTGTTAGTTACCTTCTCTATTGGCTCCCTGTATAGAGACTCTATGTGA